In Methanobrevibacter sp., a genomic segment contains:
- a CDS encoding type II secretion system F family protein, translated as MNRILNNFFILVGGIAISAVSFLKNVSFENIFKRKENDDNESLSKIFNKLNFETAKKTSKNDDFIDKIRDKLMPVMLKESFIKILIALSIIMLFILPLELVGIFLTILTLIYTLLIYYPKIKQQKSYSDLNQELPYALRHMGIELKSGKGLHDALITIRDANYGSFSNEITRVLEEVKFGKSTEDSLLEMSKRIKSEGLTRAIQQIVGTLRVGGSLANSLEIIAKDMSFEMQIKLKEYSQRLNSFILIYTFIAILAPVISLIMLMAGSTVMGDVISSNLLLVIYSLFFPMIVMFMGIFIKKLEPSI; from the coding sequence GTGAATCGTATTTTAAATAATTTTTTTATATTGGTTGGAGGAATTGCGATTTCTGCAGTCTCATTTTTAAAAAATGTATCCTTTGAAAACATTTTTAAAAGAAAGGAGAATGATGACAATGAAAGTTTATCAAAAATATTTAATAAATTAAATTTTGAAACAGCAAAAAAGACATCGAAAAATGATGATTTTATAGATAAGATTAGAGATAAACTGATGCCTGTCATGCTAAAAGAATCTTTTATTAAAATCCTGATTGCATTATCAATCATAATGCTGTTTATATTGCCCTTAGAATTAGTTGGAATATTTTTAACCATCCTTACTTTGATTTACACACTATTAATTTATTATCCAAAAATCAAACAACAAAAAAGCTATTCCGATTTAAATCAAGAACTGCCCTATGCTTTAAGACATATGGGAATCGAGCTAAAATCCGGAAAAGGACTTCATGATGCGCTAATCACAATCAGGGATGCGAACTATGGGAGCTTTTCGAATGAGATAACACGGGTTTTAGAAGAAGTGAAATTCGGAAAATCGACTGAAGATTCACTGCTTGAAATGTCAAAAAGAATAAAATCGGAAGGACTTACACGAGCAATACAACAGATTGTAGGAACTCTAAGAGTTGGAGGAAGCCTGGCAAACAGTCTGGAAATAATTGCAAAGGACATGTCTTTCGAGATGCAGATTAAGCTGAAGGAATATTCTCAAAGACTAAATTCTTTTATATTAATATACACATTCATAGCTATTTTGGCACCAGTCATTAGTCTGATAATGTTAATGGCCGGATCGACAGTGATGGGAGATGTGATATCATCTAATTTATTATTGGTAATCTATTCATTGTTTTTCCCAATGATTGTCATGTTCATGGGAATATTTATAAAAAAATTGGAACCCTCAATTTAA
- a CDS encoding tripartite tricarboxylate transporter permease: MIELVIACFIGILIGTMTGMIPGIHVNTAGAILFASSTFLLTFLSPEFLCVLMVSMSIAHALIEFVPSMLLGVPQEGTATSILPGHRMVLQGRSKEVIRIVSVGGFGAIIVTILMLPAFALILPMLHDITKPFTWIILLVASVYLTYNLTRSFRDFLWSLLLFALSGILGWIIFQTPISSGVTLMCTFSGLFGISTILFSLNDSSTIPHQNPFYELDIDFSKFKSIFAGGITGAILGFLPGFGPAQGTVIAQAASGTNDNDDDDTVNFLLATSGLNVSDCLFSLIAIYIIGNPRSGIAVYMSYLISEMSINHLAIFIFASLVAVSVSLVLSLKLGDSFSRLMSGVNYKKLSIGVILLQILILYIFILYYNAPIGYMTLALITSTAMGMLPHYIGVGKSHLMGILIIPAIVIYMQMFI, from the coding sequence ATGATAGAGTTAGTTATTGCTTGTTTCATAGGCATATTAATCGGCACCATGACAGGAATGATACCTGGAATACATGTCAACACGGCAGGAGCAATATTATTTGCATCATCAACTTTTCTTTTAACATTCCTATCTCCAGAATTCCTTTGCGTTTTAATGGTTTCAATGTCAATAGCCCATGCCTTAATCGAATTTGTGCCATCAATGCTTTTGGGAGTTCCGCAGGAAGGCACCGCAACATCAATACTTCCAGGGCACAGAATGGTTTTACAAGGAAGATCAAAAGAAGTTATAAGAATCGTTTCAGTTGGGGGTTTTGGAGCGATAATTGTTACAATACTAATGCTTCCGGCTTTTGCGCTGATTTTACCAATGCTTCATGACATTACAAAACCATTCACATGGATTATACTCCTTGTTGCATCCGTTTATCTAACTTACAACCTAACAAGGAGCTTTAGAGATTTCTTATGGTCGCTTCTATTGTTTGCACTATCCGGAATCCTAGGATGGATAATTTTTCAAACCCCCATCTCGTCAGGCGTAACGTTGATGTGCACATTTTCAGGCCTTTTTGGAATAAGTACAATATTATTCAGTCTAAACGATTCATCGACAATACCTCATCAAAATCCCTTTTATGAACTTGACATCGATTTTAGCAAGTTCAAAAGCATCTTTGCAGGAGGAATCACAGGCGCCATTTTAGGATTTCTTCCAGGTTTTGGACCGGCGCAGGGAACAGTGATAGCGCAGGCCGCAAGCGGTACAAATGACAATGACGATGACGATACAGTTAATTTTCTTCTGGCAACATCCGGACTGAATGTCTCGGATTGCCTTTTTTCATTGATTGCGATTTACATTATCGGAAATCCCAGAAGTGGAATAGCAGTATACATGTCCTATTTAATCTCTGAAATGAGCATCAACCACTTGGCCATTTTCATATTTGCATCTTTAGTGGCTGTTTCCGTTTCCTTAGTATTATCTTTAAAATTAGGCGATTCTTTTTCCAGATTAATGAGTGGCGTTAACTATAAGAAATTATCGATTGGAGTGATATTGCTTCAGATATTGATTTTGTACATTTTCATTCTTTATTACAATGCACCTATCGGCTATATGACTCTAGCTTTGATTACCTCCACTGCAATGGGAATGCTGCCCCACTATATTGGCGTTGGAAAATCTCATCTGATGGGAATTTTAATTATTCCCGCTATTGTCATCTATATGCAGATGTTTATTTGA
- a CDS encoding Eco57I restriction-modification methylase domain-containing protein — translation MSFGSMVNAVLNQENIEKSRAIISELVAKFESNKDIYLSKDYKEEDIKVEFISPMFKALGWDIDNVSGNAPQFKEVIFEESIAVGNKTKNPDYTFQIGGQKIFFLEAKAPHRDLDHDRSPAYQVRRYGWSAKLDLCVLTDFEEFAIYETNTKPNKNQSASIGRVKYYKYSEYADNWEEIYSIFSKEAVLKGLFDKFVDGTEGVKKGTSEVDHEFLKEINRWRELLARNIALRNENISIEGLNYAVQLTIDRILFFRMAEDRGIEKYKTLYNLADEDNIYEKLMSVFKIADAKYNSGLFCLTADPSKHLNRDTVTEDLIIDDKVFKEIFKNLYYPESPYEFSVISPEILGIVYEQFLGSTITLTDGHRARIEQKPAVRKAGGVFYTPQHIVKDIVENTVGKVIKNKSLKQIENIKIIDIACGSGSFILGAYKFLLDHYLNEYLNMKRPPANTIYQGKDGQWRLTISEKKRILKNNIYGVDIDFLAVEVSKLTLLLQVLEDQNKDVVEQQQKLFHERVLPDLSENVKNGNTIIETDYITSNMDIGELNRIKPFNYADEFPKVFENNGFDVIVTNPPYVRQELLSDNEKNYFETHYQVYERSADYYVYFYERAFDILKDNGYFGLICSNKFTKAKYGKKLRKLILDYKLNYYIDYEGVSIFRDVAIVPSVMVMQKSKPNNNRIFVNKDFYLPQSSFTDDIWSFESPDEFDLKEKLFSTGNPLGKLDVAINSGIKTGYNTAFVIKEDVKNELLAKDINNGEIIKPLLRGRDIKKWQMSDNHYIIFTPIGVNIKDYPYIKEHLDNYRKRLKSRSDMGNHYWEFRQCAYYDNIFSEKLVWAEISPEPAFCVDLDNHVVLNSAYLLNSYDDNYPLYYLAGLLNSNVTKWIFKRISPHILAERLRFTKQYVSKIPIVDADMKDKNRIIQLSKDIISYYNSFNSLDSTPAQKKILDTQIKVTEEELNNIIYRIYGLSDEEIAIIDGSYHEGL, via the coding sequence ATGAGTTTTGGTAGTATGGTGAATGCTGTTTTAAATCAAGAGAATATAGAGAAAAGTAGAGCGATAATCTCTGAGTTGGTTGCTAAGTTTGAAAGCAATAAAGACATATATCTATCTAAAGATTACAAAGAAGAAGATATAAAAGTTGAATTTATAAGTCCGATGTTTAAAGCTTTAGGTTGGGATATTGATAATGTAAGTGGCAATGCACCACAATTTAAAGAAGTGATATTTGAAGAATCAATAGCTGTAGGTAATAAAACAAAAAATCCTGATTATACTTTTCAAATAGGTGGTCAAAAAATTTTCTTTTTAGAAGCAAAAGCTCCTCACAGGGATTTAGACCATGACAGAAGTCCAGCTTATCAAGTAAGAAGGTATGGTTGGTCTGCAAAACTTGATTTATGTGTATTAACTGATTTTGAAGAATTTGCAATATATGAAACCAATACAAAACCAAATAAAAATCAATCTGCAAGTATAGGTCGAGTAAAATACTATAAATACTCAGAGTATGCTGATAACTGGGAAGAAATTTACAGTATATTTAGTAAAGAAGCTGTATTAAAAGGTTTATTCGATAAATTTGTTGATGGTACTGAAGGTGTTAAAAAAGGAACATCGGAAGTCGACCATGAATTTTTAAAAGAAATCAATCGTTGGAGAGAATTATTAGCCAGAAATATAGCTTTAAGAAACGAAAATATATCTATTGAAGGTTTAAATTATGCAGTACAATTAACTATTGACCGTATATTATTTTTTAGAATGGCAGAAGATAGAGGTATTGAAAAATACAAAACTCTATATAATTTAGCTGATGAAGATAATATTTACGAAAAGTTAATGTCTGTTTTTAAAATAGCTGATGCAAAATATAATAGTGGATTATTTTGCTTAACAGCTGACCCATCTAAACATTTAAACAGAGATACAGTAACAGAAGATTTAATAATTGATGATAAGGTCTTTAAAGAAATATTTAAAAATTTATACTATCCTGAAAGTCCTTATGAGTTTAGTGTAATTTCCCCCGAAATATTGGGTATTGTTTATGAACAGTTTTTAGGAAGTACAATAACATTAACTGATGGACATCGTGCAAGAATTGAACAAAAACCTGCTGTAAGAAAAGCTGGAGGTGTATTCTATACACCACAGCATATTGTTAAGGATATTGTTGAAAATACAGTTGGTAAAGTAATTAAAAATAAATCTCTAAAGCAAATAGAGAATATAAAAATCATAGACATCGCTTGTGGTTCAGGAAGCTTTATTCTCGGTGCTTATAAATTCTTATTAGACCATTACTTAAATGAATACTTAAATATGAAGAGACCACCTGCAAATACTATATATCAAGGTAAAGATGGACAATGGAGACTAACAATATCTGAAAAAAAGAGAATACTAAAAAATAATATTTATGGTGTCGATATCGATTTTTTAGCTGTAGAAGTATCTAAATTAACATTATTATTACAAGTCTTAGAAGACCAAAATAAAGATGTTGTAGAACAGCAACAAAAGTTATTCCATGAAAGAGTATTGCCTGACTTAAGTGAAAATGTTAAAAATGGGAATACTATCATAGAAACTGATTATATTACTTCAAATATGGATATTGGAGAGTTAAATAGGATTAAACCTTTTAATTATGCAGATGAATTTCCAAAAGTATTTGAAAACAATGGTTTTGATGTAATTGTAACCAACCCGCCATATGTTCGCCAAGAACTGTTGTCCGACAATGAAAAGAACTATTTTGAAACTCATTATCAAGTTTATGAAAGAAGTGCTGATTATTATGTTTATTTTTATGAACGAGCTTTTGATATTCTAAAAGATAATGGATATTTTGGTTTAATATGTAGTAATAAATTTACTAAAGCAAAATATGGTAAAAAGCTACGAAAATTAATTTTAGACTATAAACTAAATTATTATATAGATTATGAGGGAGTATCTATTTTTAGAGATGTTGCAATTGTGCCATCAGTTATGGTAATGCAAAAGAGTAAACCTAATAATAATAGAATATTTGTCAATAAAGACTTTTATTTACCTCAATCAAGTTTTACAGATGATATATGGAGTTTTGAGTCACCTGATGAATTTGATTTAAAAGAAAAGCTATTTTCTACTGGAAATCCTCTTGGAAAATTAGATGTTGCAATTAATAGTGGTATTAAAACTGGATATAATACTGCTTTTGTTATTAAAGAAGATGTTAAAAATGAGTTATTGGCTAAAGACATAAATAATGGAGAAATAATCAAACCTTTATTAAGGGGAAGAGATATAAAAAAATGGCAAATGTCTGATAATCATTATATAATTTTTACTCCTATTGGAGTTAATATTAAAGATTATCCTTATATTAAAGAGCATTTAGATAACTATAGGAAAAGATTAAAATCTCGTTCTGATATGGGTAATCATTATTGGGAGTTTAGGCAATGTGCATATTATGACAATATCTTCTCTGAAAAACTTGTTTGGGCTGAAATATCTCCTGAACCTGCATTTTGTGTTGATTTAGATAATCATGTAGTTTTAAACTCTGCTTATTTATTAAACTCCTATGATGATAATTATCCGTTATATTATTTAGCAGGCTTATTAAATTCAAATGTTACAAAATGGATATTTAAAAGAATTAGTCCTCACATATTAGCTGAAAGATTAAGGTTTACAAAGCAATATGTATCTAAAATACCTATCGTCGATGCTGATATGAAGGATAAAAATAGGATTATTCAATTATCTAAAGATATTATTAGTTATTATAATTCTTTTAACTCTTTAGACTCTACTCCTGCTCAAAAGAAGATATTGGACACACAAATTAAAGTTACTGAAGAAGAATTAAATAATATCATTTATCGTATCTATGGATTATCTGATGAAGAAATAGCTATTATTGATGGCAGTTATCATGAGGGGTTATAG
- a CDS encoding DUF4012 domain-containing protein — MNRTRKLIIIVIIVVLIGLVAMIAGALFLGSDTELTEGGKNILVCAIDESETRPGMGACDMAFIVHLENGTLKNYTAIYPGGMTHPNASEPSEAQSQGAGSNLLLHDAFWEADNSHSMQLAKEIVEYNTNTSIDSVVAINTEALDDVLAAAGPLEVNGSTMQASGIDFIREEDWSNGVSRGDAVLEIVKAAANAAKDPEKKSAMINAAINQYSKGNIVMDEQGAFVKLLASKGIETFFG, encoded by the coding sequence ATGAATAGGACAAGAAAGTTAATTATTATTGTCATAATTGTTGTTCTTATTGGGCTTGTAGCAATGATTGCTGGAGCACTGTTCCTCGGAAGCGATACTGAGCTTACTGAGGGCGGTAAAAATATTTTGGTATGTGCTATTGATGAAAGTGAAACAAGGCCTGGAATGGGTGCTTGTGATATGGCTTTCATAGTTCATTTGGAAAACGGCACTCTTAAGAATTACACAGCTATTTACCCTGGAGGAATGACTCATCCGAATGCTTCTGAGCCTTCTGAAGCACAATCTCAAGGTGCAGGGTCTAATTTATTGCTTCACGATGCATTCTGGGAAGCGGATAACTCCCATTCAATGCAACTTGCAAAGGAAATTGTAGAATATAACACCAACACCAGCATAGATTCTGTTGTGGCCATTAACACTGAGGCGTTAGATGATGTGCTTGCGGCTGCAGGACCATTGGAAGTGAATGGCTCTACTATGCAGGCTAGCGGTATTGATTTCATACGTGAGGAGGATTGGAGTAATGGTGTTTCCAGAGGTGATGCAGTGCTTGAAATAGTTAAAGCTGCAGCCAATGCTGCAAAAGACCCTGAAAAAAAATCAGCAATGATTAATGCTGCAATTAATCAATACTCTAAAGGAAATATTGTTATGGATGAGCAAGGCGCCTTCGTTAAATTGTTGGCATCAAAAGGAATTGAAACCTTTTTCGGTTAA
- a CDS encoding 50S ribosomal protein L11 methyltransferase: protein MDIDEKINSLNECENCKDIQIKKFSPLKDLINFDDYDADYMRCSCGKRPLDVVMSHILKIMIECDIVPENATLRRNSPVPLCDFYFSSLNPQFIQENTLILLHPDFTKEVALKLTDEVPEVKCVLKGSPRSVVGQLNKDSQISHFEILVGDDTQINVMRTLLNEKLVLVKNQSKHHIEVAMTTEDKLVRLHNYLNNNNIKNGIAIDGMCGLGALGIYLLKFGFEKVIFNDINPEMIEALKYNLEINGIHDGFEVHNESFENLDVGHVDLCVIDAFPGEDVSQINEKAEKIADNVVII, encoded by the coding sequence ATGGATATTGATGAAAAGATTAATTCTCTAAATGAATGTGAAAACTGCAAAGACATTCAAATCAAAAAGTTTTCCCCTCTAAAGGATTTAATAAATTTCGATGATTATGATGCAGATTATATGAGGTGCAGTTGCGGAAAAAGACCATTGGATGTGGTAATGAGTCATATTTTAAAGATAATGATTGAATGCGATATCGTTCCGGAAAATGCAACTCTCAGACGCAATTCGCCAGTGCCTTTGTGCGATTTTTATTTCAGCAGTCTAAACCCTCAATTTATTCAAGAAAATACATTAATTTTACTTCATCCCGATTTTACAAAAGAGGTGGCCTTAAAATTAACTGATGAAGTTCCAGAAGTAAAATGCGTTTTGAAGGGAAGTCCAAGAAGTGTAGTGGGGCAGCTAAATAAGGATTCCCAAATCAGTCATTTTGAAATTCTTGTTGGCGATGATACGCAGATTAATGTAATGAGGACATTGCTGAATGAAAAGCTAGTTCTAGTTAAAAATCAATCAAAACACCACATTGAAGTTGCCATGACCACGGAAGATAAGTTAGTAAGGCTCCATAATTATTTAAACAACAATAACATTAAAAATGGAATAGCAATTGATGGGATGTGCGGTTTGGGTGCACTTGGAATCTATTTATTGAAATTCGGGTTTGAAAAAGTAATCTTTAATGATATAAACCCTGAGATGATTGAAGCGCTAAAATATAATCTTGAGATAAATGGCATTCATGACGGATTTGAAGTTCACAATGAATCTTTTGAAAATTTGGATGTGGGTCATGTGGATTTATGTGTCATCGATGCATTTCCAGGGGAGGATGTTTCTCAAATCAATGAAAAGGCAGAAAAAATTGCTGATAATGTAGTAATTATCTAG
- a CDS encoding zinc finger domain-containing protein, with product MKTVECISCKQEIPLTGPFVEFECPECGAKIARCEKCRTFGHAYKCECGFEGP from the coding sequence ATGAAAACTGTAGAATGTATTTCATGCAAACAAGAAATTCCATTGACTGGACCTTTTGTCGAATTCGAATGTCCAGAATGTGGAGCAAAAATAGCAAGATGTGAAAAATGTCGTACCTTTGGTCACGCTTACAAATGCGAATGCGGATTTGAAGGACCATAA
- a CDS encoding delta 1-pyrroline-5-carboxylate synthetase, whose product MIVIIKQVVKIGGSLFPDHAIKLANNLKGTDSCIILGGGEFANLIRKYDDEQDFSEEANHWTAIDCMDIMAKLVNDKVDSARLVYSIDDANEISDEGLTPIFIVSNFLKIEDPFECSWEVTSDSIAAYVAHLLNANLLIVTDVNGIYTQEPKEPGSTFISKIDATKLLTFQESSVDVMLPRLLLKFGANCYVVNGKHPERVLSLIDDNVNDYDFDYTQIIGD is encoded by the coding sequence GTGATTGTTATCATAAAACAGGTTGTTAAAATCGGAGGAAGTCTGTTTCCAGATCATGCAATAAAATTGGCAAATAATCTAAAGGGCACTGATTCATGCATAATTCTGGGAGGTGGCGAGTTTGCAAATCTTATCCGTAAATACGATGATGAGCAGGACTTTTCTGAAGAGGCTAATCACTGGACAGCCATCGATTGCATGGATATAATGGCTAAACTTGTCAATGATAAAGTTGATTCTGCAAGATTGGTCTATTCGATTGATGATGCCAATGAGATATCTGATGAGGGGTTAACTCCAATATTTATAGTTTCTAATTTTTTAAAGATTGAAGACCCATTTGAATGTTCTTGGGAGGTTACTTCAGATTCGATTGCAGCGTATGTTGCACACCTTCTTAATGCAAACCTTTTAATAGTAACAGATGTAAATGGTATATATACCCAAGAACCGAAAGAGCCTGGTTCAACATTCATAAGTAAAATCGATGCAACAAAATTACTAACTTTTCAAGAGTCATCGGTTGATGTAATGTTACCTCGCCTTTTATTAAAGTTCGGGGCTAATTGTTATGTTGTAAACGGAAAACATCCCGAAAGGGTTTTATCTCTTATAGATGATAATGTAAATGATTATGATTTCGATTACACACAAATAATAGGTGATTGA
- a CDS encoding elongation factor 1-beta, with product MGEVLTTMKIMPDSPDVDLEAIKSTIESSMPEGATLHDMQEEPIAFGLVAIIINFITDDGEGGSEPVEEMVSAIEGVASIEITGVGRLMD from the coding sequence ATGGGTGAAGTATTAACAACTATGAAAATCATGCCGGACAGTCCGGATGTAGATTTGGAAGCTATCAAATCAACTATTGAAAGTTCAATGCCTGAAGGAGCAACCCTTCATGACATGCAAGAGGAACCAATCGCTTTTGGTTTAGTTGCAATCATCATTAATTTCATCACTGATGATGGTGAAGGCGGTTCTGAACCTGTTGAAGAAATGGTTTCAGCTATTGAAGGCGTAGCCAGCATTGAAATTACTGGTGTTGGAAGATTAATGGATTAA
- the feoB gene encoding ferrous iron transport protein B translates to MRELIVGLAGNPNVGKTTVFNRLTGMRQHVGNWPGKTVERAEGHFKHGDYNYDIIDLPGNYALSAHSIEEIVSRDFIVDDDSDVIINVVDAANLERNLYLTVQMMELGANLVLAINMNDFARKKDHIIDMDLMSELLGFPVIEINAKNGDGFDELLTTVEKLAANPKDTSEKLAYGNDIKGHLMDLQSLIEQDDGLLDVPSVWTAIKLLEKDTIVIEKVQKSSKSSKIFAEVDKVSTHLRDVYKEGPEEVIANARYAFIGGLMAEAVKRPAVEKETTTDKIDKIVTNRILAPFIFIIIMWAMFQLTFTIGAPFQSMIKQAFAALSAWVGTFLGGGLLSSLICNGIIGGVGGVLTFLPIIILMFLFLSILEDCGYLARAAFTLDIVMHKIVGLHGKAFIPMILGFGCGVPAIMATRTMENEGDRMLAMMLVPFMSCTARLPIYAIFIGAFFTENQGLMLVLIYVLGIVVALIVAAILKRTMFKGLSTPFVMELPTYKVPSLKGILLHTWEKVKGFLKKAGTIILVCSIVLWLLQHIFPWGGTDPQMSLLGTIGNVLAPIFAPLGFGTWQAAVAIIAGLSAKEVVVSTFGTLAGMEGNDKEGITRLIQDTFTPLSAFSFMAFTLLYTPCIAAIGAIKQETNSYKWALTMCGITLVTAYVVSFLIYNVGLLAGFG, encoded by the coding sequence ATGAGGGAATTAATAGTCGGATTGGCAGGAAACCCTAATGTGGGTAAAACTACTGTATTCAATCGATTAACTGGGATGCGCCAGCATGTAGGCAACTGGCCTGGAAAAACTGTCGAGAGAGCCGAAGGCCATTTCAAACATGGGGATTATAATTATGATATTATCGATTTGCCGGGCAATTATGCATTGAGCGCACATTCCATAGAAGAAATCGTATCAAGAGATTTCATTGTCGATGACGATTCTGATGTAATTATTAATGTAGTTGATGCAGCTAATCTGGAACGTAATTTGTATTTAACAGTTCAGATGATGGAATTGGGCGCCAATTTAGTATTGGCCATTAACATGAATGACTTTGCAAGGAAAAAAGATCACATCATTGATATGGATTTGATGAGTGAACTTTTAGGATTCCCTGTCATTGAAATAAATGCTAAAAATGGTGATGGATTCGATGAATTATTGACTACCGTTGAAAAATTAGCTGCAAATCCGAAAGATACAAGCGAAAAATTAGCCTATGGTAACGACATTAAGGGTCATTTAATGGATTTGCAATCATTGATTGAACAGGACGACGGTTTATTGGATGTTCCTTCAGTTTGGACTGCAATAAAATTATTGGAAAAAGACACAATTGTAATTGAAAAAGTGCAGAAATCTTCAAAAAGCTCAAAAATATTTGCCGAAGTAGATAAGGTAAGCACACATCTTCGTGATGTATATAAGGAAGGTCCAGAAGAAGTCATCGCAAATGCAAGATATGCATTTATCGGTGGTTTAATGGCCGAAGCGGTAAAAAGGCCCGCTGTTGAAAAGGAAACAACTACTGATAAGATTGATAAAATTGTAACTAACAGGATTCTAGCCCCTTTCATATTTATTATTATCATGTGGGCAATGTTTCAATTAACATTTACAATTGGAGCGCCCTTCCAGAGTATGATTAAACAGGCATTCGCAGCATTGTCTGCATGGGTAGGCACATTCCTTGGCGGAGGTTTGTTGTCATCATTGATTTGTAACGGTATTATTGGAGGGGTAGGTGGTGTTCTTACTTTCTTGCCAATAATTATTCTAATGTTCTTGTTTTTAAGTATTTTGGAAGATTGCGGTTACTTGGCAAGGGCCGCATTTACATTGGATATTGTTATGCACAAAATTGTAGGACTTCACGGTAAAGCATTCATTCCAATGATTTTAGGTTTTGGTTGTGGTGTACCGGCTATTATGGCAACAAGAACCATGGAAAACGAAGGAGACCGTATGCTCGCCATGATGCTTGTTCCGTTTATGTCATGCACTGCCAGATTGCCGATTTATGCTATTTTCATTGGCGCATTTTTTACAGAAAATCAGGGGCTAATGCTGGTTTTAATTTATGTGTTGGGAATTGTTGTTGCGCTCATTGTAGCAGCTATCCTTAAGAGAACAATGTTTAAAGGATTGTCCACACCATTTGTTATGGAACTCCCAACTTATAAGGTGCCGTCCCTAAAGGGCATATTATTGCATACCTGGGAGAAAGTGAAAGGATTTCTGAAAAAAGCAGGTACTATTATTCTTGTTTGCTCAATTGTATTATGGCTTTTGCAGCATATATTTCCGTGGGGAGGAACTGATCCTCAGATGAGTCTTTTAGGCACCATTGGTAATGTTCTTGCTCCGATATTCGCACCTTTAGGATTTGGAACTTGGCAGGCTGCTGTGGCCATTATTGCAGGATTGAGTGCTAAGGAAGTTGTTGTTTCAACATTCGGAACCCTTGCAGGCATGGAAGGTAATGATAAGGAAGGCATTACACGTTTAATACAGGATACATTCACGCCATTATCTGCATTTTCTTTCATGGCCTTTACTTTACTATACACTCCTTGTATAGCAGCTATTGGTGCAATCAAACAGGAAACTAACAGTTATAAATGGGCATTGACTATGTGTGGGATTACTTTGGTAACCGCTTATGTTGTTTCATTCTTAATTTACAATGTTGGTTTATTGGCAGGATTCGGATAG
- a CDS encoding FeoA family protein: MMKTLKDTKPGETVTLVKYHDSGDVDLRRHLLGMGFVKGAKITVKKVATLGDPIEMSVKGYDVCLRKEEAENIEVE; this comes from the coding sequence ATTATGAAAACCTTAAAGGATACTAAGCCAGGCGAAACCGTAACTTTGGTGAAATACCATGATTCCGGTGATGTTGATTTAAGAAGGCACTTGTTAGGTATGGGTTTTGTTAAAGGAGCTAAAATTACTGTTAAAAAAGTGGCCACTTTAGGTGACCCTATTGAAATGAGTGTTAAAGGATATGATGTTTGTCTTCGCAAAGAAGAAGCTGAAAACATTGAAGTGGAATAA